Proteins encoded by one window of Mariniplasma anaerobium:
- a CDS encoding glycine--tRNA ligase, producing MVTLDKIVQFAKSTGFIYQGSELYGGLANTWDYGPLGSLLKKNVKDAWIQKFQRETEYNVLVDTSILLNTEVWKASGHLGGFSDPLTECKACNQRYRADQLIESFDSNVNADGWSTDQMYDYILEHKVKCPNCGAHDFLPIRKFNMMFETHQGVVKEQADQIYLRPETAQGIFINFKNIQRTTRKKVPFGICQVGKSFRNEITPGNFVFRTREFEQMEMEFFVKPGTELEWFSYWKAFCMDWLLQLGLSAKHLTFDDHKPEALSHYSNATTDIKFEFPWGSDELWGIASRTNFDLNAHQVASSQNLEYLDPETNEKYLPFVIEPSVGVERLILAFLIDAYDEETLESGDIRQVLRLHPKLAPYKVAILPLVKKLHAEKAKEIHKLLSKYFDVVYDETQNIGKRYRRQDAIGTYLCVTVDHDTESLESVTVRNRDTMAQERIQISDLRNYIEEKINY from the coding sequence ATGGTAACACTAGACAAAATTGTACAATTTGCAAAATCTACAGGATTTATATATCAAGGTAGTGAACTTTATGGAGGCCTAGCTAATACTTGGGATTATGGTCCTTTGGGAAGCTTACTTAAAAAAAATGTAAAAGATGCATGGATCCAAAAATTTCAAAGAGAAACTGAATACAATGTATTAGTGGATACTTCAATCTTATTAAATACAGAAGTTTGGAAAGCTAGTGGACATCTTGGTGGATTTAGTGATCCTTTAACTGAATGTAAAGCATGTAATCAAAGATATCGTGCAGATCAACTGATTGAATCATTTGATTCAAATGTGAATGCAGATGGTTGGTCAACAGATCAAATGTATGATTATATTTTAGAACATAAAGTGAAATGTCCAAATTGTGGAGCACACGACTTTCTTCCAATTCGTAAATTTAATATGATGTTTGAAACACATCAAGGTGTTGTAAAAGAACAAGCAGATCAAATATATTTAAGACCAGAAACAGCACAAGGTATTTTTATTAACTTTAAAAATATTCAAAGAACAACACGTAAAAAAGTTCCATTTGGAATTTGTCAGGTAGGTAAATCATTTAGAAATGAAATTACTCCAGGCAACTTTGTTTTTAGAACAAGAGAATTCGAACAAATGGAAATGGAATTCTTTGTTAAACCAGGAACTGAATTAGAATGGTTTTCATATTGGAAAGCATTTTGTATGGATTGGTTACTTCAATTAGGATTATCAGCTAAACATTTAACATTTGATGATCATAAACCAGAAGCACTAAGTCATTATTCAAATGCAACAACAGATATTAAATTTGAATTTCCTTGGGGATCTGATGAATTATGGGGTATAGCTTCTCGTACAAATTTTGATTTAAATGCACATCAAGTAGCATCTAGTCAAAATTTAGAATATCTAGATCCTGAAACTAATGAGAAGTATCTACCATTTGTAATTGAACCATCTGTAGGTGTAGAACGATTAATTTTAGCATTTCTAATAGATGCTTATGATGAAGAAACACTCGAATCTGGAGATATCAGACAAGTTTTAAGACTTCATCCAAAACTAGCACCTTATAAAGTCGCTATACTACCTTTAGTTAAAAAACTACATGCCGAAAAAGCAAAAGAAATTCATAAGTTGTTAAGTAAATATTTTGATGTCGTTTATGATGAAACACAAAATATAGGTAAAAGATATCGTAGACAAGATGCAATTGGCACATATTTATGTGTAACTGTTGATCATGATACAGAATCCCTAGAGTCTGTTACAGTTAGAAATCGCGACACAATGGCTCAAGAACGTATTCAAATTAGTGACTTAAGAAATTATATTGAAGAAAAAATTAATTATTAA
- the dnaG gene encoding DNA primase has protein sequence MDHKLIEEINEKTPIVELVSEFVTLQKTGKNFRGLCPFHQEKTPSFFVSPEKNICKCYGCGEGGAPINFYRKIKNISFDQAAEELAEKAGIKIQKTVRQKDPYESFYKLMAEAKEFYKFNLKNSQKGQEAHKYLSKREISDDIIDHFEIGYAPSHSDVLYQMLNDKGYQVSDMIKLGLVKQKDDGSYYDLFSDRLIFPITNPKGLVVGFSGRTLNPKETIKYINSPETVIFKKGQLLYHFNEALSEIRKNKQIVLYEGFFDVISSYKAGIKHGVATMGTALTIDQAKLIKQFTDSIVVAYDGDQAGQSATLKAIDLLEKVRLKTEILTIPEKMDPDEFIKAYGVEKYETLFGEYTSDPYQFKYQYFKRGKDLSNANDITAFKNNILDMLAYADPSIQNIYKNRLAADLKVSPDAFEIKVRKQPTLPHKESLPEKQRTRISNKYEKAERYLIYAMLRSRIDANHIQARLKMSDFVDQVQSTIRLLIDSYYKDHQELDVEEFVDGLNNEQREYAENTLFKDILWERNETIDSIEFDHYITLVKQANYMRRKVYVRAQLEKEEYKNPILMEELTILTKMK, from the coding sequence ATGGATCATAAACTCATCGAAGAAATAAATGAGAAAACACCAATCGTTGAATTGGTTTCTGAATTTGTCACTCTCCAAAAAACAGGTAAAAACTTTAGAGGATTATGCCCTTTTCATCAAGAAAAAACACCAAGTTTTTTCGTATCACCAGAAAAAAACATTTGTAAATGTTATGGATGTGGTGAAGGTGGAGCACCCATAAATTTTTATCGAAAAATTAAAAATATATCTTTTGATCAAGCTGCAGAAGAACTTGCTGAAAAAGCAGGCATAAAAATCCAAAAGACAGTGAGACAAAAAGATCCTTATGAATCCTTTTATAAATTAATGGCTGAGGCAAAAGAGTTTTATAAATTTAATTTAAAGAATAGCCAAAAAGGTCAAGAAGCACATAAGTATTTATCTAAAAGAGAAATATCTGATGATATTATAGATCATTTTGAAATCGGATATGCACCAAGTCATTCCGATGTTTTATATCAAATGTTAAATGATAAAGGCTACCAAGTTTCAGATATGATCAAACTCGGATTAGTTAAACAAAAAGATGATGGGTCATATTATGACTTGTTCTCAGATAGATTAATCTTTCCGATTACCAATCCCAAAGGATTAGTGGTTGGCTTTAGTGGAAGAACTCTAAATCCAAAAGAAACGATTAAATATATAAATTCTCCAGAAACAGTCATCTTTAAAAAAGGACAATTACTTTATCATTTTAATGAAGCTTTATCAGAAATAAGAAAAAACAAACAAATTGTTTTGTATGAAGGATTCTTTGATGTCATTAGTTCTTATAAAGCTGGTATTAAACATGGTGTTGCAACTATGGGAACAGCGTTAACTATTGATCAAGCTAAATTGATTAAACAATTTACAGATTCTATTGTAGTTGCTTATGATGGCGATCAAGCTGGTCAAAGTGCAACATTAAAAGCCATTGATTTACTTGAAAAAGTAAGATTAAAAACTGAAATTTTAACGATTCCAGAAAAAATGGATCCAGATGAATTTATTAAAGCATATGGTGTTGAAAAATACGAAACACTATTTGGAGAATATACATCAGATCCATACCAGTTTAAATATCAGTATTTTAAAAGAGGAAAAGATTTATCAAATGCTAATGATATAACAGCATTTAAAAATAATATTTTAGACATGCTTGCTTATGCTGATCCAAGCATACAAAATATATATAAAAATAGATTAGCTGCTGACTTAAAAGTTTCACCAGATGCATTTGAAATAAAAGTAAGAAAGCAACCCACACTTCCTCATAAGGAAAGTTTACCTGAAAAGCAAAGAACTAGAATATCTAATAAATATGAAAAAGCAGAACGTTATTTGATTTATGCAATGCTTAGATCAAGAATAGATGCAAACCATATTCAAGCAAGATTGAAAATGAGTGATTTTGTAGACCAGGTACAATCAACAATTAGACTTTTAATTGATTCTTATTATAAAGATCATCAAGAATTAGATGTCGAGGAATTTGTAGATGGTTTAAATAATGAACAACGAGAATATGCAGAAAACACTTTATTTAAAGATATTTTATGGGAAAGAAATGAGACCATTGATAGCATTGAATTTGATCATTATATAACTTTAGTCAAACAAGCAAATTACATGAGAAGAAAAGTTTATGTAAGAGCACAACTTGAAAAAGAAGAATATAAGAATCCTATTTTAATGGAAGAATTAACTATATTGACAAAAATGAAATAA
- the rpoD gene encoding RNA polymerase sigma factor RpoD yields MVAQLKKTAGKNKLLTPKDVEPFAKPGSENYFEIERALLNLDIDIAEDEEYEDVKVVATEEDDDDFQIDTDDDDEPDDLSLSGLEVEEEELVNIETIASTIKIDDPVRMYLKEIGQIPLLTHELETKYAVQVSNGRYAKEQLDEYEQGILDLEESDIEELRETLRIAAQAKNKLVEANYRLVVSIAKRYVGRGLLFLDLIQEGNMGLMRAVDKFDYEKGFKFSTYATWWIRQAITRAVADQARTIRIPVHMVETINKMIRIQRQLIQDLGREPVIEEIAEKMGITPEKVQNIQRIAKEPISLEAHVGEEEDSSLGDFISDPNALTPHEYMLQEMVKQTLDEVLETLTDREEKVLRLRYGLFDGKNHTLEEVGREFGVTRERIRQIEAKALRKLRSPSRQNKLREFYYGKK; encoded by the coding sequence ATCGTAGCACAATTAAAAAAAACAGCTGGTAAAAACAAATTGTTAACACCAAAAGATGTGGAACCATTTGCAAAACCAGGAAGCGAAAACTATTTTGAAATAGAACGCGCTTTATTAAATTTAGATATTGACATTGCCGAAGATGAAGAATATGAAGATGTAAAAGTCGTAGCGACAGAAGAAGACGATGATGATTTTCAAATTGATACTGATGACGATGATGAACCAGATGATCTATCTTTATCAGGCCTTGAAGTTGAAGAAGAAGAACTTGTAAACATAGAAACTATTGCGTCAACAATTAAAATTGATGACCCAGTGCGTATGTATCTTAAAGAAATTGGACAAATTCCTTTATTAACTCATGAGCTAGAAACAAAATATGCAGTTCAAGTTTCTAATGGTCGTTATGCCAAAGAACAATTAGATGAATATGAACAAGGTATTCTAGATTTAGAAGAAAGCGATATTGAAGAGTTAAGAGAAACTTTAAGAATTGCAGCACAAGCTAAAAATAAATTAGTAGAAGCTAACTATCGTTTAGTTGTATCAATCGCAAAAAGATATGTCGGAAGAGGTCTATTATTTCTTGATTTAATTCAAGAAGGTAATATGGGCTTAATGCGTGCCGTTGACAAATTTGATTATGAAAAAGGTTTTAAATTTTCAACATATGCAACGTGGTGGATTAGACAAGCTATTACACGTGCAGTAGCTGATCAAGCTAGAACGATTCGTATTCCTGTTCATATGGTAGAAACTATTAATAAAATGATAAGAATTCAAAGACAATTAATTCAAGACTTAGGTAGAGAACCAGTCATTGAAGAAATTGCTGAAAAAATGGGAATTACACCTGAAAAAGTTCAAAATATACAACGTATCGCTAAAGAACCTATTTCATTAGAAGCTCATGTTGGTGAAGAAGAAGATTCATCATTAGGAGATTTCATATCAGATCCTAATGCTCTTACACCTCATGAATATATGCTTCAAGAAATGGTTAAGCAAACATTAGACGAAGTCTTAGAAACACTTACTGATCGTGAAGAAAAAGTTTTACGTTTAAGATACGGACTATTTGATGGTAAAAATCATACACTTGAAGAAGTTGGTCGTGAATTTGGTGTAACACGTGAACGTATCCGTCAGATTGAAGCTAAAGCTTTAAGAAAACTAAGAAGTCCATCTAGACAAAATAAATTACGTGAGTTTTACTATGGCAAGAAATAA
- a CDS encoding tRNA (adenine(22)-N(1))-methyltransferase, whose product MARNKRIKFLSELTQGYDCVLDIGTDHGLVLLEAFKNGYIKSAIASDLREEPLKSAKKSLNHYPVEFVISDGFKNIQSDFDLGIIAGMGAYLIKDILKYAPMDKTYILQANDNHEILREFLAKQGFEIVDEHIIHDKFYYVIMIIKKGHMKLSEADLYLGPKLKYKKEAKPFYDQKIKQFQKIYPKADDARQQALSKLIKIYQME is encoded by the coding sequence ATGGCAAGAAATAAAAGAATTAAATTTTTAAGTGAGTTAACTCAAGGTTATGATTGTGTTTTAGATATTGGAACAGATCATGGTCTAGTCTTACTAGAAGCATTTAAAAATGGATATATCAAATCTGCAATCGCAAGTGATTTAAGAGAAGAACCGCTAAAATCAGCAAAAAAAAGTCTTAATCATTATCCTGTAGAATTTGTTATATCTGATGGATTTAAAAATATACAATCAGATTTTGATTTAGGTATTATAGCAGGTATGGGCGCATATTTAATCAAAGATATATTAAAATACGCACCAATGGATAAAACCTATATTTTACAAGCTAATGATAATCATGAGATTTTAAGAGAATTTTTAGCAAAACAAGGATTTGAGATTGTTGATGAACATATCATCCATGATAAATTTTATTATGTCATAATGATTATTAAAAAAGGGCATATGAAACTATCAGAAGCAGATCTTTATTTAGGTCCAAAATTAAAGTATAAAAAAGAAGCAAAACCATTTTATGATCAAAAGATAAAACAATTTCAAAAGATATATCCAAAAGCTGATGATGCGCGGCAACAAGCATTATCAAAGCTTATAAAAATATATCAAATGGAATAG
- a CDS encoding MarR family winged helix-turn-helix transcriptional regulator: MKKDYQTLQQLDRALKIFRRSGIYDRVNTKLSDADIMVLFCVAFCDINQKVKLTDIAKTLKVTLPAVTHKVNDLVDKSYLEKVPSAKDLRVIFIRLTENGKKYVESIRDDYYKPIEQLAIHLGEEDSKNLLRIMNKISEIGKIKI; encoded by the coding sequence ATGAAAAAAGATTATCAAACATTACAACAATTGGACCGTGCATTAAAGATTTTTAGAAGAAGTGGCATTTATGATAGAGTAAATACTAAATTAAGTGATGCAGATATCATGGTATTGTTTTGTGTCGCATTTTGCGATATTAATCAAAAAGTTAAATTAACAGACATTGCTAAAACTTTAAAAGTAACTTTGCCCGCAGTAACGCATAAGGTTAATGATTTAGTGGATAAAAGTTACTTGGAAAAAGTACCTTCAGCAAAAGATTTAAGAGTTATATTTATTCGCTTAACAGAAAATGGGAAAAAATATGTAGAATCTATTAGAGATGACTATTATAAACCCATTGAACAACTTGCAATTCATTTAGGTGAAGAAGACAGTAAAAATCTACTAAGAATCATGAATAAAATCAGTGAAATCGGAAAGATTAAAATATAA
- a CDS encoding helix-turn-helix domain-containing protein, producing MFADKLKEFRNKLNMSQRDIASKLDITQQGYCRWENGTSFPNEEKLIKLCEALVCTPNDLLEIKGKYTMAMDKLA from the coding sequence ATGTTTGCAGATAAACTTAAGGAATTCAGAAACAAACTGAATATGAGTCAAAGAGATATCGCTTCAAAGCTTGATATTACTCAACAAGGTTATTGTCGTTGGGAAAATGGGACATCCTTCCCAAATGAAGAAAAACTTATTAAGCTTTGCGAAGCATTAGTGTGCACTCCCAATGATTTATTAGAAATTAAAGGAAAATACACTATGGCAATGGATAAGTTAGCATAG
- a CDS encoding tyrosine-type recombinase/integrase, with product MNNYIRIRKYISDYPETTVNGIYHKCFLSLLADTGARISEIMYIEKANVNFNNCEILLTQTKTKEDRIVYFTETSKPILKKMIQVKNDSKYLLYNIDKNRVSNYDDIRYILKQVKRQLNIKKLHPHMFRHTVATYLIESQMDLPSLMILLGHKNMETTKRYLHVSKKHVKKGYSDNMNKL from the coding sequence ATGAATAATTATATTAGAATACGTAAATACATTAGTGACTATCCAGAAACAACTGTAAATGGTATCTATCACAAATGTTTTTTATCACTTCTTGCAGATACAGGCGCTAGAATCTCAGAGATAATGTATATCGAAAAAGCAAATGTTAACTTTAATAATTGTGAGATTTTACTTACTCAAACAAAAACAAAAGAGGACCGAATTGTTTATTTCACAGAAACTTCAAAGCCTATATTAAAAAAAATGATTCAAGTTAAAAATGATTCAAAATATTTATTATACAATATTGATAAAAATAGAGTGTCAAATTATGATGATATTAGATATATCTTAAAGCAAGTAAAAAGGCAACTCAACATTAAAAAATTACATCCTCATATGTTCAGACATACAGTTGCAACATATTTAATTGAATCTCAAATGGATCTTCCTTCTTTAATGATCCTATTAGGACACAAAAATATGGAAACTACTAAGAGATATCTACATGTATCAAAAAAGCATGTTAAAAAAGGTTACAGTGATAACATGAATAAACTATAA
- a CDS encoding phage integrase SAM-like domain-containing protein, whose product MKIQELVNNYLMEIKLRYAKGTHRFYQSHLGHFVNYANDNQITTIEDLNSEFIVDYIYHMKETCQNVTINKNIGCLKRMYNYMEIDFPYLQQIKNCVNALKRLKLLK is encoded by the coding sequence ATGAAAATTCAAGAACTAGTCAATAACTATTTAATGGAGATAAAGCTAAGATATGCAAAAGGAACACATCGTTTCTATCAATCTCATCTCGGACATTTTGTCAATTATGCTAATGATAATCAAATTACTACTATAGAGGATTTAAATTCTGAGTTTATTGTTGATTATATATATCACATGAAAGAGACGTGTCAAAATGTAACTATCAATAAAAACATAGGGTGTTTAAAACGTATGTATAACTATATGGAAATTGACTTTCCATATCTTCAACAAATTAAAAACTGCGTGAACGCACTAAAACGTTTGAAGTTATTGAAATGA
- a CDS encoding ribonuclease H1 domain-containing protein has translation MGKLYAVKVGRNIGVYDTWKECENEVKGFKGAKFKKVDSRDEGLEYINSKEPVIVVEIKTEESVDNMTDEEIVAYITSGYAVAFTDGSYKDSEQAYTYGLVMIDNVNLKYDTAYAKRNHELYLVSRNVSGEVFAVIEAIQYSISHNYEKLLICHDYEGIPKWISGEWEAKTKISELLLIIYKKYCDIIKIEFRKIKAHSGNRFNELADSLAEKAYSKSKKTTLKYGKNFVVFNNFSDKQFDELFSNISTDMHEISVEDRSDKDKKCYVLSYDRERLFVTYYNTKRKTLMIQGNQERLFFVLLDNIILNSDENIRTILSEVFKFSVNTSKLNEECTSLIPN, from the coding sequence ATGGGAAAATTGTACGCTGTTAAAGTTGGAAGAAATATTGGGGTATATGATACTTGGAAAGAGTGTGAAAATGAGGTTAAAGGATTTAAAGGAGCTAAATTTAAAAAGGTTGATAGTCGCGATGAAGGATTGGAATATATAAATTCTAAAGAGCCAGTGATTGTTGTTGAGATAAAAACTGAAGAATCAGTTGATAATATGACAGATGAAGAAATCGTAGCTTATATAACTAGTGGCTATGCCGTTGCATTTACAGATGGTAGTTATAAAGATAGTGAACAAGCATATACTTATGGATTAGTTATGATTGATAATGTGAATTTAAAATACGATACTGCATATGCTAAACGAAATCATGAATTATATCTTGTATCTAGAAATGTTTCTGGTGAGGTATTCGCAGTTATTGAAGCTATTCAATATTCAATATCACATAATTATGAAAAACTACTCATTTGTCATGATTATGAGGGAATTCCTAAATGGATTTCCGGTGAATGGGAAGCAAAGACTAAAATTTCTGAATTATTGTTGATTATATACAAGAAATATTGTGATATAATAAAAATCGAGTTTAGAAAGATAAAAGCACACTCAGGTAATCGATTTAATGAATTAGCAGATAGTTTAGCAGAAAAAGCATATTCTAAGAGTAAAAAAACAACTTTAAAATACGGAAAAAATTTTGTTGTATTTAATAATTTTTCTGATAAACAGTTTGATGAGTTATTTTCTAATATCTCAACTGACATGCATGAAATAAGTGTTGAAGATAGAAGTGACAAAGATAAAAAATGCTATGTTTTAAGTTATGATCGAGAAAGATTATTTGTAACTTATTATAATACAAAAAGAAAAACCTTAATGATTCAAGGAAATCAAGAAAGATTATTCTTTGTTTTACTTGACAATATAATATTAAATTCAGACGAGAATATAAGAACAATACTTAGCGAAGTTTTTAAATTTAGTGTTAATACTAGCAAATTAAATGAAGAATGTACAAGTTTAATTCCTAATTAA
- a CDS encoding recombinase family protein encodes MIIGYIRVSTQKQNLEVQQDTLNKYGIDKLYQEKASGRNTNRPILNEVIDYLRTNDILVIYDLSRLGRTVHQVMKLIEYFSQNSIGFISLKENLDITTPIGRAMVIIIASFNQMQVEIQNEKIREGIENAKAHGKHIGRKPISNDKVKIIKALKKEGYTNQEIANHLNISKRTVINYSSIEILK; translated from the coding sequence ATGATTATTGGATATATAAGAGTCTCCACTCAAAAACAAAATCTTGAAGTGCAACAAGATACACTTAACAAATATGGTATAGATAAGCTCTATCAAGAAAAAGCTTCTGGTAGAAATACCAATAGACCTATATTAAATGAAGTCATTGACTATCTAAGAACAAATGATATATTAGTTATTTATGATCTATCACGTTTAGGCAGAACAGTACACCAGGTAATGAAGCTAATCGAATACTTTTCACAAAATAGTATTGGATTTATTTCATTGAAAGAGAATTTAGACATTACTACACCAATCGGTAGAGCCATGGTAATTATTATTGCTTCCTTCAATCAAATGCAAGTAGAGATACAAAATGAAAAGATTAGAGAAGGTATTGAAAATGCTAAAGCTCACGGTAAGCATATAGGAAGAAAACCTATATCAAATGATAAAGTGAAAATAATAAAAGCCCTCAAGAAAGAGGGCTATACGAATCAAGAAATTGCAAATCATTTAAATATATCAAAAAGAACTGTAATTAACTATTCATCTATTGAAATCTTAAAATAG
- a CDS encoding ATP-binding protein, protein MTLTQRLLIISEQFSKHMTSLSSRLAYKQRDITIGYSKYILNQSFYKKARFLTFPWHWIVIVAWILTRNQVKRIPFDEPGVQILSGGPGAGKTSCAYEIIERDRYINHKPWYINTPFEKPRIDKEAGLKFRYHPLFNFEDFWSERKTHKIPNHIKFGGMVIDEIHRILNPRYNNTTDYNDKYEPFSDYAVVIRHYIKRIIATTQMNRVDIQLEQLARFFHRVRIDIGFDYEDWLVDTGIFRFKPLGWYVETFTVDASGRDSIKVPYKSWYFPQQYANMDYYDTYSMSGAYNHIKMDRPFRKGA, encoded by the coding sequence ATGACACTTACTCAAAGACTATTAATCATATCAGAACAGTTTTCAAAGCATATGACAAGCTTATCTTCAAGACTTGCATATAAACAAAGAGATATCACAATAGGTTATTCAAAGTATATATTAAACCAATCTTTTTACAAGAAAGCGCGCTTTTTGACATTCCCATGGCACTGGATTGTTATCGTTGCATGGATCCTCACAAGAAACCAAGTTAAAAGGATTCCTTTTGATGAGCCGGGTGTCCAAATTCTATCAGGTGGTCCTGGTGCAGGAAAGACCTCTTGCGCATATGAAATCATAGAACGTGATCGATATATTAATCATAAACCCTGGTATATCAATACACCTTTTGAAAAACCTAGGATAGACAAAGAAGCTGGTCTTAAATTTAGATATCATCCACTGTTTAACTTTGAAGATTTTTGGAGCGAAAGGAAAACGCACAAGATACCTAATCACATCAAATTTGGTGGTATGGTCATTGATGAGATTCATCGCATATTAAATCCTAGATATAACAATACAACTGACTACAACGATAAATATGAGCCATTTAGTGATTATGCTGTCGTTATCAGACACTATATCAAACGGATTATTGCTACAACTCAAATGAACAGAGTTGATATTCAACTTGAACAGCTAGCTAGATTCTTTCATAGAGTTAGAATTGATATCGGATTTGATTATGAAGATTGGCTAGTTGATACAGGTATATTTCGCTTTAAACCCTTAGGTTGGTATGTTGAAACGTTTACCGTAGATGCATCTGGACGTGATTCAATTAAAGTTCCATATAAAAGCTGGTACTTCCCTCAACAATACGCAAACATGGATTACTACGACACTTATTCAATGAGTGGAGCATATAATCATATCAAAATGGATAGACCATTTAGAAAAGGAGCCTAA
- a CDS encoding S1C family serine protease: MLKRYKFMIFILVVGLIATTSYFYLTKDQRTYNQILTSHIRLVVTRENQTSFGTSVIFDEDSQYYYALTNHHVVDQATKIDGVDFENNIYQMDVINSSSYYDLAVLKFEKDIDLKTLKISEVYHLDDEIKAVGYPRSIFTISSGSIDRIDVVDFDITIQVIHHSASIDHGSSGGALLNAKNEIIGINFAANLDSQVSYAIPGIKINQYLSSIDYKD, from the coding sequence ATGTTAAAACGCTATAAATTCATGATATTTATCTTAGTTGTTGGCTTAATTGCAACAACATCTTACTTTTACTTAACTAAAGACCAAAGAACTTATAATCAGATACTAACATCTCACATCAGGTTAGTTGTTACCAGGGAAAACCAAACAAGCTTTGGTACTTCTGTTATCTTTGATGAAGATAGTCAATATTATTATGCATTAACAAATCATCATGTAGTTGATCAAGCTACAAAGATTGACGGTGTTGATTTTGAAAACAACATCTATCAAATGGATGTTATAAATTCAAGTAGTTATTATGATTTAGCTGTTCTTAAATTTGAAAAAGATATCGACTTAAAAACTTTAAAGATATCAGAAGTTTATCACTTAGATGATGAGATTAAAGCTGTAGGTTATCCTAGATCTATTTTTACGATATCTAGTGGATCTATAGACAGGATTGACGTTGTTGATTTTGATATAACAATTCAAGTGATTCATCACAGTGCTTCTATTGATCATGGATCTTCAGGAGGTGCACTTTTAAATGCTAAAAATGAAATCATTGGGATTAACTTTGCAGCTAATCTAGATTCACAAGTTAGTTATGCAATACCAGGAATTAAGATTAATCAATATCTATCATCAATTGATTACAAGGACTAG